From one Humulus lupulus chromosome 8, drHumLupu1.1, whole genome shotgun sequence genomic stretch:
- the LOC133796101 gene encoding uncharacterized protein LOC133796101, whose amino-acid sequence MVDKFTRERSRIQFARVLVEMEINNNPPRSLQFINEYGQIMEQGVEYEWLPTKCKVCSGFGQSMVDCRKEHKTQWVKKEVVAKTEATEEKNKDSKELNEETPEVLSRATTAEDSSIQNSKELQLLVLAKSDHLKETNKGEQWQTPRHVATQARQGLTTGSSTPPPGQVQKQSNKFLVLQEQKKVGKEVLDICSRNKIGVGGLLETKMRGNKIVEFMEHKLPNWEFYSSPTIEGRLLIVWRRIFVRMTILEESHQFVHCMVKMAGQREIFYVTFVYGYNMMEGRRSLWQGLNRISLSVRAWIVLGDFNAPFSSLDRSGGKPVSGLELEDPLRWLADTQVEALKSIGSYFTWTNNQEGSARIYSKIDHVFMNEEWLDLFPHSLVVFRWEVVSDHCSCVVTNMPMEKMGIKLFRFYNFWTAHPDFKEVVMSSSRTPIKTIGLRAIYLKTMRLKHRLNKFNRDAIGDIGLNYYSAKEAYQEAQLQA is encoded by the exons ATGGTAGACAAGTTTACTAGGGAGCGTTCAAGAATTCAATTTGCTCGGGTTCTTGTGGAAATGGAGATAAATAATAATCCTCCTAGAAGTCTTCAGTTTATCAATGAGTATGGCCAGATTATGGAACAGGGAGTAGAATATGAATGGTTACCTACTAAATGTAAGGTGTGCTCTGGGTTTGGGCAATCTATGGTGGACTGTCGTAAGGAGCACAAAACCCAGTGGGTGAAAAAAGAAGTTGTGGCTAAAACAGAGGCAACAGAAGAGAAGAATAAAGATTCTAAGGAGCTTAATGAAGAGACACCTGAAGTTTTATCTAGAGCTACTACTGCAGAGGATAGTTCGATTCAGAATTCTAAGGAGTTACAGCTTCTAGTTTTGGCTAAGTCTGATCATTTGAAGGAAACAAATAAGGGTGAGCAATGGCAAACACCAAGACATGTGGCAACACAGGCTAGGCAGGGACTAACAACTGGTAGTAGTACTCCTCCTCCTGGTCAAGTTCAAAAACAGTCAAATAAGTTTTTAGTGCTTCAAGAACAGAAGAAGGTTGGCAAAGAAG TCTTAGATATATGTAGTAGGAATAAAATTGGAGTTGGAGGTTTGTTAGAAACTAAAATGAGGGGGAATAAAATTGTTGAGTTCATGGAGCATAAACTTCCTAATTGGGAGTTTTACTCTAGTCCGACTATTGAGGGTAGACTTTTGATAGTGTGGAGGAGAATCTTTGTGAGAATGACTATTTTGGAAGAATCACATCAGTTTGTTCATTGTATGGTCAAAATGGCTGGTCAGAGGGAAATTTTCTATGTTACTTTTGTCTATGGGTATAATATGATGGAGGGAAGGAGGAGTTTATGGCAAGGTCTTAACAGGATTTCTCTTTCTGTTAGAGCTTGGATTGTGTTAGGGGACTTCAATGCCCCTTTCTCTAGTTTAGACAGATCAGGAGGAAAACCAGTTTCTGGTTTAGAGTTGGAAGATCCTCTTCGTTGGCTAGCTGATACTCAAGTTGAGGCTCTTAAAAGCATTGGTTCCTATTTTACTTGGACAAACAACCAAGAAGGTTCAGCTAGGATTTACTCTAAGATTGACCATGTTTTCATGAATGAGGAGTGGCTTGATCTATTTCCTCATTCATTGGTTGTATTTAGATGGGAGGTAGTCTCAGATCATTGCTCTTGTGTTGTCACTAACATGCCTATGGAGAAGATGGGAATCAAGCTGTttagattttataatttttggactGCCCATCCGGATTTCAAAGAAGTAGTTATGAGTAGTTCGAGGACCCCTATTAAGACTATTGGGTTGAGAGCAATATACTTAAAGACTATGAGGCTGAAGCATAGGCTAAATAAATTCAATAGAGATGCTATTGGAGATATAGGTCTGAACTACTATTCGGCTAAGGAGGCTTATCAGGAAGCTCAACTTCAAGCTTAA